From one Triticum urartu cultivar G1812 chromosome 3, Tu2.1, whole genome shotgun sequence genomic stretch:
- the LOC125544466 gene encoding NKAP family protein UM04995 isoform X2: protein MSISDGWSRDEVPTSDPHCFLTIYLDVRNRQPPSEKVHQIIARTALFVSEHGGQSEIVLRVKQGSNPTFGFLMPDHHLHSYFRYIVDHPQLLKDVSDADTNKGNKIVMGESENAASSSGALSLLGAVYESGDEDEGVLPASSKGKDPGNEALHDNVHKGSSCLVHDNEVKKDQTVTIEAATLVKDKPIFTKKNPTIAGNSIVAAQREKVKDAMTVLTTSTKSDNSKLGVSDTKEMILEPPSFLKGTMEKIVEFILRNGKEFEQKLIEQDRMTGRFPFLLPSNPYHSYYLKMLQETQESKSRGGSSEHKDRRSSSERQDWRSSSERRDRRSSERKDRRSMDRKDRSSSDLRDSGHDKGRGSANKDSSTSDRSSAEPSQKQLSDKQGEGKFQLVTDGAKKELPRTVTADEAAAIVMAATRGLGPANPQPNTLKDTSDIRHIQGSGAVSKPASNSEPGTSVTSSDQLKKEGIGIIDDDWITNTIAKAVAVAASKEADSSEASMTNEQKLKAERLRRAKMFTSIIKGGGNKSDLVTSEITNESARAAPANSNLPVPPEPLATEREGSSVRFEREGSSVRFEREGSNMIKQEKDSDDEQNRARKYRKHHPESDEDKDYLEEESYKHSRKRHRSERSRGHSKDAHKRKHKQHSKEREYRHDHSSSEDELRSSKSRHWHRDDHHYTEDDEHRRHRRSHRSGSKRKHKDDRDLNEQTLGRPEASQNTPEHRHGSEQPPSDTAQSSQAATQVPDELKAKIRAMLLETL, encoded by the exons ATGTCTATTTCAGATGGTTGGAGCAGAGATGAAGTTCCTACTAGTGATCCACATTGTTTCCTTACGATCTATCTTGACGTAAGGAATAGGCAG CCTCCCTCCGAGAAGGTGCATCAGATAATTGCAAGAACTGCTCTATTTGTCAGTGAGCATGGGGGACAATCAGAGATTGTGTTAAGGGTGAAGCAGGGAAGTAATCCAACATTTGGATTCTTGATGCCTGACCATCATCTCCACAGCTACTTCCGCTACATTGTTGATCATCCTCAGCTGTTGAAAGATGTCTCTGATGCTGACACCAATAAAGGCAACAAAATTGTTATGGGTGAGAGTGAGAATGCTGCCTCGTCAAGTGGAGCTTTATCATTGCTTGGGGCCGTCTACGAGTCTGGAGATGAGGATGAAGGCGTGCTTCCAGCTAGTTCAAAAGGCAAGGATCCTGGAAATGAAGCTTTGCATGACAATGTCCACAAAGGTTCATCATGCCTTGTACATGACAACGAAGTGAAAAAAGATCAGACAGTAACAATAGAAGCAGCCACTTTAGTAAAGGATAAGCCTATTTTTACCAAGAAGAACCCAACAATTGCTGGAAACAGCATTGTTGCTGCTCAGCGGGAGAAGGTTAAAGATGCCATGACAGTGTTAACCACTTCTACCAAGTCTGACAACTCTAAATTGGGTGTGTCTGACACAAAAGAAATGATACTGGAACCACCATCCTTTTTGAAGGGCACAATGGAGAAAATAGTCGAGTTTATTCTCAGGAACGGGAAGGAGTTTGAACAAAAGCTCATTGAGCAAGACAGGATGACAGGGAGGTTTCCATTTCTTCTCCCGTCTAATCCATATCACTCGTACTATCTCAAGATGCTTCAGGAAACCCAAGAG TCCAAGTCCCGTGGTGGTTCTTCAGAGCACAAAGACAGAAGGAGCTCTTCAGAGCGCCAAGACTGGAGGAGTTCTTCAGAGCGCAGAGACAGGAGGAGTTCAGAACGTAAAGACAGAAGATCTATGGATCGCAAAGATAGAAGTTCTTCAGACCTCCGAGACAGTGGCCACGACAAGGGGCGGGGAAGTGCTAACAAGGACTCAAGCACTTCTGATAGAAGCTCCGCGGAACCATCACAGAAGCAGCTTTCTGACAAGCAAGGGGAGGGGAAGTTCCAGTTGGTCACTGATGGGGCCAAGAAGGAACTTCCTCGGACGGTCACTGCAGACGAAGCTGCTGCTATTGTTATGGCGGCTACTCGTGGACTGGGGCCTGCCAATCCTCAACCTAACACGCTAAAAGACACGAGTGACATTCGCCATATACAGGGCTCAGGTGCAGTGTCCAAACCTGCTTCAAATAGTGAGCCTGGCACATCAGTCACAAGTAGTGATCAGCTAAAGAAGGAAGGTATTGGAATTATCGATGATGATTGGATCACAAATACAATCGCAAAAGCAGTTGCTGTTGCCGCCTCTAAAGAGGCAGATTCTTCTGAAGCTTCCATGACAAACGAGCAGAAGCTGAAGGCTGAGAGGCTTCGGCGTGCAAAGATGTTCACTTCAATTATTAAGGGTGGTGGCAACAAGAGCGATCTGGTGACAAGTGAGATAACTAATGAATCTGCAAGGGCCGCTCCTGCTAATTCGAACCTCCCCGTGCCTCCAGAACCTTTAGCAACTGAACGGGAAGGTAGCTCTGTGCGTTTTGAACGGGAAGGTAGCTCTGTGCGTTTTGAACGTGAAGGTTCGAATATGATCAAGCAGGAGAAAGACTCTGATGACGAGCAGAACAGGGCACGCAAGTACAGAAAGCATCATCCAGAATCCGATGAGGACAAAGATTATTTGGAGGAGGAAAGTTATAAACACTCAAGGAAGAGGCATCGTTCGGAGCGTTCAAGAGGCCACAGTAAGGATGCACACAAACGTAAGCACAAGCAGCACTCCAAGGAAAGGGAGTATAGGCATGATCATAGCTCTTCGGAAGATGAGCTACGCAGTTCCAAGTCAAGGCATTGGCATAGGGACGATCATCACTACACTGAAGATGACGAGCATAGGAGGCACCGGAGGAGCCATCGCTCTGGTTCCAAAAGGAAACACAAGGATGACAGAGATCTCAACGAGCAAACTCTTGGCCGTCCTGAAGCCTCCCAAAACACGCCCGAGCACAGGCATGGATCAGAGCAGCCCCCTAGCGACACTGCTCAATCTTCGCAGGCGGCAACTCAGGTCCCAGATGAGCTGAAGGCGAAAATTAGGGCGATGCTATTAGAGACACTATAA
- the LOC125544466 gene encoding splicing factor, suppressor of white-apricot homolog isoform X1, whose product MDLQIVGRHALLFDDDAAAEVVNSGGSLVPWSAAGAADLLLDRHDVRHLLDRVPPRPNRAYSVALLSTPSPDGVSEAELDRERFLDLTADVGTGDASPSGNGTDTGQAGYNAVAFSYGGPAGSDDPKDSVSSYRPSFPVPESLLNKLPPSEKVHQIIARTALFVSEHGGQSEIVLRVKQGSNPTFGFLMPDHHLHSYFRYIVDHPQLLKDVSDADTNKGNKIVMGESENAASSSGALSLLGAVYESGDEDEGVLPASSKGKDPGNEALHDNVHKGSSCLVHDNEVKKDQTVTIEAATLVKDKPIFTKKNPTIAGNSIVAAQREKVKDAMTVLTTSTKSDNSKLGVSDTKEMILEPPSFLKGTMEKIVEFILRNGKEFEQKLIEQDRMTGRFPFLLPSNPYHSYYLKMLQETQESKSRGGSSEHKDRRSSSERQDWRSSSERRDRRSSERKDRRSMDRKDRSSSDLRDSGHDKGRGSANKDSSTSDRSSAEPSQKQLSDKQGEGKFQLVTDGAKKELPRTVTADEAAAIVMAATRGLGPANPQPNTLKDTSDIRHIQGSGAVSKPASNSEPGTSVTSSDQLKKEGIGIIDDDWITNTIAKAVAVAASKEADSSEASMTNEQKLKAERLRRAKMFTSIIKGGGNKSDLVTSEITNESARAAPANSNLPVPPEPLATEREGSSVRFEREGSSVRFEREGSNMIKQEKDSDDEQNRARKYRKHHPESDEDKDYLEEESYKHSRKRHRSERSRGHSKDAHKRKHKQHSKEREYRHDHSSSEDELRSSKSRHWHRDDHHYTEDDEHRRHRRSHRSGSKRKHKDDRDLNEQTLGRPEASQNTPEHRHGSEQPPSDTAQSSQAATQVPDELKAKIRAMLLETL is encoded by the exons ATGGATCTGCAGATCGTGGGACGGCACGCGTTGCTCTTTGACGACGACGCGGCGGCGGAGGTCGTAAACTCCGGCGGTTCCCTCGTCCCCTGGTCCGCCGCCGGCGCGGCCGATCTCCTCCTTGACCGCCACGACGTCCGCCACCTCCTCGACCGCGTCCCTCCTCGTCCAAACCGCGCCTACTCCGTGGCCCTCCTCTCCACCCCCTCTCCCGACGGCGTGTCCGAGGCCGAGCTTGACCGCGAGCGCttcctcgacctcaccgccgacGTCGGCACCGGAGACGCGTCCCCTTCAG GAAACGGGACAGATACTGGGCAGGCCGGTTATAATGCCGTCGCTTTCTCATATGGGGGACCTGCTGGTTCTGATGATCCGAAGGATTCAGTCTCTTCTTATCGCCCATCTTTTCCTGTGCCAGAAAGCCTGTTGAATAAGCTG CCTCCCTCCGAGAAGGTGCATCAGATAATTGCAAGAACTGCTCTATTTGTCAGTGAGCATGGGGGACAATCAGAGATTGTGTTAAGGGTGAAGCAGGGAAGTAATCCAACATTTGGATTCTTGATGCCTGACCATCATCTCCACAGCTACTTCCGCTACATTGTTGATCATCCTCAGCTGTTGAAAGATGTCTCTGATGCTGACACCAATAAAGGCAACAAAATTGTTATGGGTGAGAGTGAGAATGCTGCCTCGTCAAGTGGAGCTTTATCATTGCTTGGGGCCGTCTACGAGTCTGGAGATGAGGATGAAGGCGTGCTTCCAGCTAGTTCAAAAGGCAAGGATCCTGGAAATGAAGCTTTGCATGACAATGTCCACAAAGGTTCATCATGCCTTGTACATGACAACGAAGTGAAAAAAGATCAGACAGTAACAATAGAAGCAGCCACTTTAGTAAAGGATAAGCCTATTTTTACCAAGAAGAACCCAACAATTGCTGGAAACAGCATTGTTGCTGCTCAGCGGGAGAAGGTTAAAGATGCCATGACAGTGTTAACCACTTCTACCAAGTCTGACAACTCTAAATTGGGTGTGTCTGACACAAAAGAAATGATACTGGAACCACCATCCTTTTTGAAGGGCACAATGGAGAAAATAGTCGAGTTTATTCTCAGGAACGGGAAGGAGTTTGAACAAAAGCTCATTGAGCAAGACAGGATGACAGGGAGGTTTCCATTTCTTCTCCCGTCTAATCCATATCACTCGTACTATCTCAAGATGCTTCAGGAAACCCAAGAG TCCAAGTCCCGTGGTGGTTCTTCAGAGCACAAAGACAGAAGGAGCTCTTCAGAGCGCCAAGACTGGAGGAGTTCTTCAGAGCGCAGAGACAGGAGGAGTTCAGAACGTAAAGACAGAAGATCTATGGATCGCAAAGATAGAAGTTCTTCAGACCTCCGAGACAGTGGCCACGACAAGGGGCGGGGAAGTGCTAACAAGGACTCAAGCACTTCTGATAGAAGCTCCGCGGAACCATCACAGAAGCAGCTTTCTGACAAGCAAGGGGAGGGGAAGTTCCAGTTGGTCACTGATGGGGCCAAGAAGGAACTTCCTCGGACGGTCACTGCAGACGAAGCTGCTGCTATTGTTATGGCGGCTACTCGTGGACTGGGGCCTGCCAATCCTCAACCTAACACGCTAAAAGACACGAGTGACATTCGCCATATACAGGGCTCAGGTGCAGTGTCCAAACCTGCTTCAAATAGTGAGCCTGGCACATCAGTCACAAGTAGTGATCAGCTAAAGAAGGAAGGTATTGGAATTATCGATGATGATTGGATCACAAATACAATCGCAAAAGCAGTTGCTGTTGCCGCCTCTAAAGAGGCAGATTCTTCTGAAGCTTCCATGACAAACGAGCAGAAGCTGAAGGCTGAGAGGCTTCGGCGTGCAAAGATGTTCACTTCAATTATTAAGGGTGGTGGCAACAAGAGCGATCTGGTGACAAGTGAGATAACTAATGAATCTGCAAGGGCCGCTCCTGCTAATTCGAACCTCCCCGTGCCTCCAGAACCTTTAGCAACTGAACGGGAAGGTAGCTCTGTGCGTTTTGAACGGGAAGGTAGCTCTGTGCGTTTTGAACGTGAAGGTTCGAATATGATCAAGCAGGAGAAAGACTCTGATGACGAGCAGAACAGGGCACGCAAGTACAGAAAGCATCATCCAGAATCCGATGAGGACAAAGATTATTTGGAGGAGGAAAGTTATAAACACTCAAGGAAGAGGCATCGTTCGGAGCGTTCAAGAGGCCACAGTAAGGATGCACACAAACGTAAGCACAAGCAGCACTCCAAGGAAAGGGAGTATAGGCATGATCATAGCTCTTCGGAAGATGAGCTACGCAGTTCCAAGTCAAGGCATTGGCATAGGGACGATCATCACTACACTGAAGATGACGAGCATAGGAGGCACCGGAGGAGCCATCGCTCTGGTTCCAAAAGGAAACACAAGGATGACAGAGATCTCAACGAGCAAACTCTTGGCCGTCCTGAAGCCTCCCAAAACACGCCCGAGCACAGGCATGGATCAGAGCAGCCCCCTAGCGACACTGCTCAATCTTCGCAGGCGGCAACTCAGGTCCCAGATGAGCTGAAGGCGAAAATTAGGGCGATGCTATTAGAGACACTATAA